In a single window of the Mesoplodon densirostris isolate mMesDen1 chromosome 18, mMesDen1 primary haplotype, whole genome shotgun sequence genome:
- the LOC132479056 gene encoding LOW QUALITY PROTEIN: intercellular adhesion molecule 5-like (The sequence of the model RefSeq protein was modified relative to this genomic sequence to represent the inferred CDS: substituted 2 bases at 2 genomic stop codons), translating to MEMLLFGVWALLALIPSPGAAEDLFEVSVWPHQALVKYGQSLMVNCSTTCPDPGPSGIETLLKKTQVGKGLQWXEFLLEDVTQNSILQCFFSCAGIQKDISLGLTVYQPPEQVIMELQPEWVAVDDSFTVTCHVPSVTPLENLTLTLLQDNQELHRKSFRSLAVASPRAEVTISVKAQREDDRCNFSCHAELDLSSHGGGLFCSNSAIKVLRIFEFSQSPQIWVSSLLEVGMAETMSCEVASVFPAEEVTIHMFLGDQELRPFLSWDGDTVWADASVRAMETGDQELSCLVSLGPMEHKTREPPVHVYSFPPPILEIEELYPLAGTEINVTCSGHVLTSPSPTFWLQGAPDLPAPGEPAWLLLTAREEDDGRNFSCEASLEVQGQQLSKTTVIQLHVLYKPRLEESGCPGNQTWLEGMEQMLACVPKGNPTPVLLCTWNGTIFDLEVPQKATQDHSRTYCCTATNQLGSVSKDIAVTVQGLDEGGGSTIFVIIIVTLGVGVIIIALXLNYRPCKIERRKLPYRQKEKNKEEESQFAVQQAEKHNAQNC from the exons ATGGAAATGCTACTGTTTGGTGTCTGGGCCCTGCTGGCCCTGATTCCTTCCCCAG GGGCTGCAGAAGACCTATTTGAGGTTTCTGTTTGGCCACATCAGGCCCTTGTAAAGTATGGGCAGTCCCTAATGGTCAACTGCAGCACCACCTGTCCAGACCCGGGACCCAGTGGAATTGAGACCTTATTAAAGAAAACCCAGGTGGGCAAAGGGCTTCAGTGGTAGGAGTTTCTCCTGGAAGATGTCACACAGAATTCCATCCTGCAGTGCTTCTTCTCTTGTGCAGGGATCCAAAAGGACATAAGCCTTGGCCTCACTGTGTACC AGCCACCAGAGCAAGTGATCATGGAGCTGCAGCCTGAATGGGTGGCTGTGGATGACAGCTTTACAGTGACATGCCACGTGCCCAGTGTCACACCCCTGGAAAACCTCACCCTTACCCTTCTCCAGGATAACCAAGAACTACATAGGAAGAGTTTTAGGAGCTTGGCTGTGGCCTCGCCAAGAGCTGAGGTCACCATCAGTGTCAAAGCCCAAAGGGAGGATGACAGGTGCAATTTCTCCTGCCATGCAGAACTGGACCTGAGTTCACATGGTGGAGGGCTCTTTTGCAGCAACTCAGCCATCAAGGTGCTCCGAATCTTTG AATTCTCTCAGAGCCCCCAAATCTGGGTCTCTTCACTTCTGGAAGTTGGGATGGCAGAGACCATGAGCTGTGAGGTAGCTAGCGTGTTCCCAGCTGAAGAGGTAACGATCCACATGTTCCTGGGAGACCAGGAGCTTAGGCCCTTCCTCTCCTGGGACGGAGACACAGTATGGGCCGATGCCAGTGTTCGGGCCATGGAGACTGGGGATCAGGAGCTGTCTTGCCTTGTATCTCTGGGTCCAATGGAACACAAAACAAGAGAgcca ccagTGCATGTCTATA gCTTCCCTCCGCCAATCCTGGAGATAGAAGAATTATACCCATTGGCAGGGACAGAAATTAATGTGACCTGCTCAGGGCACGTATTAACATCACCCAGCCCTACTTTTTGGCTTCAGGGAGCCCCAGATCTCCCTGCCCCTGGGGAGCCTGCCTGGCTTTTACTTACCGCCAGGGAGGAAGATGATGGCCGAAATTTCTCCTGTGAGGCCTCTTTGGAGGTTCAGGGTCAGCAGTTGAGCAAAACCACTGTGATCCAACTCCATGTCCTAT ACAAGCCACGATTAGAGGAATCTGGTTGCCCTGGCAATCAGACCTGGTTGGAAGGGATGGAGCAGATGCTTGCCTGTGTCCCAAAGGGAAACCCAACACCAGTCTTGTTGTGTACCTGGAATGGAACGATCTTTGACCTTGAAGTGCCACAGAAGGCAACCCAGGACCACTCTAGAACCTACTGCTGCACAGCCACTAACCAGCTGGGCTCTGTCAGCAAAGACATTGCTGTCACTGTTCAAG GACTGGATGAAGGAGGCGGTTCCACCATCTTCGTCATTATTATTGTCACCCTTGGAGTGGGTGTCATCATCATAGCACTGTAGTTGAACTATCGGCCCTGCAAGATAGAGAGGAGGAAATTGCCCTATAGgcagaaggagaagaacaaagaagaggaaagcCAGTTTGCTGTTCAACAAGCAGAAAAGCACAATGCACAGAACTGTTAG
- the LOC132479110 gene encoding somatotropin, giving the protein MTPEEEREQDEWEGVLNYPLAQARRWPVHKCIEKIGGGKGRERRGQGIKRAHKGPIPGPQDPAPQTAQGPVDSSPAVMAAGPRTSMLLAFALLWLPWTQEVGAFPAMPLSSLFANAVLRAQHLHQLAADTYKEFERAYIPEGQRYSIQNTQAAFCFSETIPAPTGKDEAQQRSDVELLRFSLLLIQSWLGPVQFLSRVFTNSLVFGTSDRVYEKLKDLEEGIQALMRELEDGSPRAGQILKQTYDKFDTNMRSDDALLKNYGLLSCFKKDLHKAETYLRVMKCRRFVESSCAF; this is encoded by the exons ATGACCCCAGAGGAGGAGCGGGAACAGGATGAGTGGGAGGGTGTTCTAAATTATCCATTAGCCCAGGCCCGCCGGTGGCCCGTGCATAAATGTATAGAGAAAATAGGTGGgggcaaagggagagagagaagaggccaGGGTATAAAAAGGGCCCACAAGGGACCAATTCCAGgaccccaggacccagctccCCAGACAGCTCAGGGTCCTGTGGACAGCTCACCAGCTGTGATGGCTGCAG gCCCTCGGACCTCCATGCTCCTGGCTTTCGCCCTGCTCTGGCTGCCCTGGACTCAGGAGGTGGGCGCCTTCCCAGCCATGCCCTTGTCCAGCCTGTTTGCCAACGCTGTGCTCCGGGCCCAGCACCTGCACCAACTGGCGGCTGACACCTACAAAGAGTTT GAGCGCGCCTACATCCCGGAGGGGCAGAGATACTCCATCCAGAACACCCAGGCTGCCTTCTGCTTCTCGGAGACCATCCCGGCCCCCACAGGCAAGGACGAGGCCCAGCAGAGATCG GACGTGGAGCTGCTCCGCTTCTCGCTGCTGCTCATCCAGTCGTGGCTCGGGCCCGTGCAATTCCTCAGCAGGGTCTTCACCAACAGCCTGGTGTTTGGCACCTCGGACCGCGTCTATGAGAAGCTGAAGGACCTGGAGGAGGGCATCCAGGCCCTGATGCGG GAGCTGGAAGATGGCAGCCCCCGGGCTGGGCAGATCCTCAAGCAGACCTACGACAAATTTGACACAAACATGCGCAGTGATGACGCGCTGCTCAAGAACTACGGGCTGCTCTCCTGCTTCAAGAAGGACCTGCACAAGGCTGAGACGTACCTGCGGGTCATGAAGTGTCGCCGCTTCGTGGAGAGCAGCTGTGCCTTCTAG